A genomic window from Solanum stenotomum isolate F172 chromosome 10, ASM1918654v1, whole genome shotgun sequence includes:
- the LOC125841567 gene encoding uncharacterized protein LOC125841567: MLHQEEKQPSHGVSVRQCAVCAATRPFTLHLLPYRGLPRHLCTACVLDTHPGSFCPICFDVFLHKPPPPHLRFLCLKCPSISHLSCVPDVASSSPGYVCPRCSNPNFTFFYVTPNHANNTIETNPHLSKQLVAAATIASESIHNAAVMARFNADIRVKEALSAKAEAAQVLCRIKNRLDNQEHLLGSKFSPIVVSDTSDDDTGENRIQEAKGCLSQSSDADDCDTLDD; this comes from the coding sequence ATGTTGCACCAGGAGGAGAAGCAGCCATCTCATGGTGTTTCCGTCCGCCAATGTGCGGTTTGTGCCGCCACTCGCCCCTTTACCCTCCATCTTCTCCCCTACAGAGGTCTCCCTCGCCATCTTTGCACCGCCTGTGTACTGGACACCCACCCTGGTTCCTTCTGTCCCATCTGTTTCGATGTCTTCCTCCACAAACCTCCTCCGCCTCACCTCCGTTTTCTATGCTTAAAATGCCCCTCTATCTCACACCTCTCTTGTGTCCCTGATGTTGCTTCCTCCTCCCCTGGTTATGTGTGCCCTCGTTGTTCTAACCCTAATTTCACTTTCTTCTATGTTACTCCCAATCACGCTAATAACACCATTGAAACCAACCCCCATTTGTCTAAACAGTTGGTTGCTGCTGCTACCATTGCTTCTGAGTCTATCCATAATGCCGCCGTTATGGCCAGGTTTAATGCCGACATTAGGGTCAAGGAAGCTCTGTCAGCTAAGGCCGAAGCTGCCCAGGTTTTGTGTAGGATAAAGAATCGGCTGGACAACCAAGAGCATCTGCTTGGTTCCAAATTCTCTCCCATAGTTGTTTCTGATACTTCAGATGACGATACAGGGGAAAACAGGATACAAGAAGCAAAAGGATGCTTGTCTCAATCTTCAGATGCAGATGATTGCGATACCCTTGATGATTAG